The following are encoded in a window of Rubellicoccus peritrichatus genomic DNA:
- a CDS encoding VOC family protein, producing MMKTDTKITALAHICLRTNDFDATQRFYSDTLGFPIKFCFTRNGDLAGFYLEIADRQFIEFFYNDDPQPPAENAAFAHFCLETSDIEATRAKLAEAGYEPTEIKMGCDQSLQFWVADPNGVRFEFHQYTSESMQFAGGSVEIDW from the coding sequence ATGATGAAAACTGACACCAAAATAACTGCCCTTGCGCATATTTGTCTGCGCACGAATGATTTCGATGCAACTCAGCGTTTTTATTCTGACACGTTAGGGTTCCCCATAAAGTTTTGCTTTACCCGCAATGGTGACCTTGCTGGCTTCTATTTGGAAATCGCTGACCGGCAGTTCATTGAGTTTTTCTACAACGACGATCCCCAGCCTCCAGCTGAGAACGCTGCCTTTGCCCACTTTTGCCTTGAGACCAGTGACATTGAAGCGACAAGAGCCAAACTCGCAGAAGCTGGTTATGAGCCTACAGAGATAAAAATGGGTTGCGACCAGTCATTGCAATTCTGGGTCGCCGATCCGAATGGAGTTCGTTTTGAGTTTCACCAGTATACCTCGGAGAGCATGCAGTTTGCCGGTGGCTCGGTGGAGATTGATTGGTGA
- a CDS encoding nucleotide pyrophosphohydrolase: MSDTEMTLAELKTRVLAFAQEREWLQFHSPKNLSMAIAAESAELMEHFLWADSEDSHKILDGAKRGQIEDELADIVIYSMEFANVAGIDLSTAIAAKMEQNARKYPVEKARGRSNKYNEL, encoded by the coding sequence ATGTCTGATACGGAGATGACTTTGGCCGAGCTTAAAACCCGTGTACTGGCTTTTGCCCAGGAACGCGAATGGTTGCAGTTTCACTCTCCGAAAAACCTGAGCATGGCCATTGCTGCCGAGTCGGCTGAGCTGATGGAGCATTTCCTTTGGGCGGATTCTGAAGATTCCCACAAGATACTCGATGGTGCTAAGCGCGGTCAGATCGAAGATGAACTCGCCGATATCGTGATCTATTCGATGGAGTTTGCCAACGTTGCCGGGATTGATCTTTCCACTGCCATCGCTGCCAAAATGGAGCAGAACGCCCGGAAGTATCCTGTCGAGAAGGCACGCGGTCGGTCCAATAAGTATAATGAGCTGTAG
- a CDS encoding MBL fold metallo-hydrolase — protein sequence MTIRIEDCFEDVISKTQAGLGLSNDALAKSSGVSEEALSSLKAGKFDERTARDVAAVLKLDAGSLIDLANDSWFPQAEAPEGVLCFNTPFPIPGYEEMTVNSYIVFDPESKSAVAFDTGADAAEMIQAVKEHGLKLEAILITHAHSDHIKDLLSLKSETEAPAFIFEKESVAGAKPFAADKVFSCGNLIIRPVETSGHSKGGTTFVIEGLSRFVAIVGDALFAGSVGGAASAWEDALAMIREKILTLPDNAVICPGHGPLTTVAEEKAHNPIFPELKEKQAPVLDAVGSDA from the coding sequence ATGACAATACGAATTGAAGACTGTTTTGAAGATGTTATTTCAAAAACGCAAGCGGGTCTGGGCCTGAGCAATGATGCACTTGCGAAAAGCAGTGGCGTCTCCGAAGAAGCATTGTCCTCCCTGAAAGCCGGCAAGTTCGACGAACGCACCGCACGGGATGTCGCAGCTGTGCTCAAGCTGGATGCAGGCTCCCTGATCGATCTTGCCAACGACTCATGGTTTCCCCAAGCCGAGGCCCCGGAAGGTGTTCTCTGCTTCAACACGCCTTTCCCGATCCCGGGCTACGAGGAAATGACGGTGAATTCCTACATCGTCTTCGATCCGGAGTCGAAATCCGCAGTAGCTTTTGACACCGGAGCCGACGCCGCTGAAATGATTCAAGCAGTCAAAGAGCATGGGCTCAAGCTTGAGGCTATTCTGATCACGCACGCCCACTCCGATCACATCAAAGATTTGCTTTCTTTGAAGAGCGAAACTGAAGCCCCCGCCTTTATTTTCGAAAAAGAATCCGTCGCTGGAGCCAAACCCTTTGCAGCCGACAAAGTCTTCTCCTGCGGCAATCTGATCATCCGCCCGGTTGAAACAAGCGGACACTCCAAAGGCGGTACCACTTTTGTCATTGAAGGCCTTTCTCGTTTTGTCGCGATTGTTGGTGATGCCCTTTTTGCCGGCTCTGTTGGTGGAGCCGCATCAGCCTGGGAAGACGCTTTGGCCATGATCCGCGAAAAAATCCTGACACTGCCCGATAATGCAGTCATCTGCCCGGGGCATGGTCCCTTGACTACCGTGGCTGAAGAGAAGGCCCACAACCCGATCTTTCCGGAATTGAAGGAAAAACAAGCTCCCGTCCTGGACGCAGTTGGTTCAGACGCATAG
- a CDS encoding DUF1592 domain-containing protein, translating into MLNPLKPKAHPMLSAVSALCLLANPGLAETDAFHAVSGNELSWKETRVIMAQHCFECHGGFLTEGGIDLLAQRDESSIEANPEQWEKVIDALRNHYMPPLEGRALPDSRRKALISNIDQRLITLAGDDIPPSAGLRRLNRTEFGNTLRDLLFVDINFHSSLPPDDSGYGFDNIADVLTVSPLLLEKYLDAAAIAGEQAIPMAKPSRILRYAGMEFDGANGRSENGVRYVYASGLGNAGKLKMNLSTPGIYKGKIALAAQQAGGENARAKAFWNRKEVAQFEVLSESTGSPDIFEFTVTAEKPGPAEIHVEFVNDHYNPDAPEGEAKDRNLIVAGLDWTGPEQSEQFLMTEFLRYHFGGDPKDLAPGKIREGIWRFASRAYRRKATKDEINSLWKVYQDTAGSDNSSARLGLRAVVDATLASPNFLFRRDSVANPDDFMLASWLSYFLWSTLPDDRLFELARKKQLSEQLEEEVRRMLKDPKAAALADNFAAQWWQFRDLANIKPNRTTYPKYNAALRHSMQKETKLFFEDIVEHDRSILRILDADYTFADKRLSEFYGLKERPKGGFKRVSIAETERRGIWSQASILTVTSHANTTSPVLRGKWILENLVGLTPPPPPANVPSLPGSEKDPTPTDLRSRLAQHRDNPNCASCHAIMDPFGLALETYDGIGGWRPEEQRAEVQTETLFDGTSIENPMQLAAYLSEYRRDDFVATFAEKLVTYANGRGITWRDGPALADIAEETAQNGYRFSSLVLAVIERYAPGVVQPNAIGDTAWVEPAKPKSDKS; encoded by the coding sequence ATGCTTAACCCATTAAAACCGAAGGCGCACCCCATGCTTTCGGCGGTATCTGCATTATGCTTGTTGGCGAATCCGGGGCTGGCTGAAACCGATGCATTCCATGCGGTAAGCGGGAACGAACTATCATGGAAAGAGACTCGCGTGATCATGGCCCAGCATTGTTTTGAGTGTCATGGTGGATTTTTGACCGAAGGCGGGATTGACCTGCTGGCCCAACGGGATGAATCCAGCATCGAAGCAAATCCAGAACAGTGGGAAAAAGTTATCGATGCCTTACGCAACCACTACATGCCACCACTTGAGGGGCGCGCCCTGCCTGATTCCAGACGCAAAGCGCTGATCTCCAACATCGACCAGCGTCTCATCACTCTCGCAGGTGACGACATTCCTCCATCAGCTGGCTTACGTCGCCTGAATCGGACCGAGTTTGGCAACACTCTGAGAGATCTTCTTTTCGTTGATATCAATTTCCATTCCAGCCTTCCGCCCGACGATTCCGGCTACGGCTTTGACAACATTGCTGACGTTTTGACGGTCTCCCCTCTCCTTCTCGAAAAATACCTCGACGCAGCAGCTATTGCCGGAGAGCAGGCGATTCCGATGGCGAAACCTTCCCGCATCTTGCGCTACGCCGGAATGGAGTTCGATGGTGCCAATGGCCGCTCTGAAAATGGTGTCCGCTATGTCTACGCAAGTGGACTGGGTAATGCAGGCAAACTGAAGATGAACCTCTCGACGCCTGGCATTTACAAAGGCAAAATCGCCTTGGCCGCGCAACAGGCTGGAGGCGAAAACGCACGCGCCAAGGCATTCTGGAATCGTAAGGAAGTCGCCCAATTCGAAGTCCTGTCCGAATCAACCGGCAGTCCTGACATCTTTGAATTCACAGTAACTGCGGAAAAGCCAGGCCCGGCAGAAATACACGTTGAGTTCGTCAATGATCACTATAATCCCGACGCCCCGGAAGGTGAGGCAAAGGACCGCAACCTCATCGTCGCAGGACTGGATTGGACCGGCCCCGAGCAAAGCGAGCAGTTCCTCATGACTGAGTTCCTGCGCTATCATTTTGGCGGAGACCCGAAGGATCTTGCTCCTGGAAAAATCCGCGAAGGCATTTGGCGTTTCGCCAGTCGGGCTTATCGAAGGAAGGCGACCAAGGATGAGATCAACTCGCTTTGGAAAGTCTATCAGGACACAGCAGGATCTGATAACTCATCAGCACGCCTTGGTCTGCGCGCAGTTGTGGACGCCACCCTCGCTTCACCCAATTTTCTGTTCAGGCGTGATAGCGTCGCCAACCCTGATGACTTCATGCTGGCCAGTTGGCTTTCCTATTTTCTTTGGAGCACCTTGCCTGATGACCGCCTGTTCGAACTGGCCCGAAAAAAGCAATTGAGCGAACAACTCGAAGAGGAAGTCCGCCGCATGCTGAAAGATCCCAAAGCCGCAGCACTGGCGGACAATTTCGCCGCACAATGGTGGCAGTTCCGCGACCTCGCGAACATCAAACCGAACCGAACAACTTATCCTAAGTATAACGCTGCTCTGCGTCACTCCATGCAGAAGGAAACGAAATTATTCTTCGAAGATATTGTGGAACATGACCGCTCCATCCTCCGCATCCTTGATGCCGACTACACCTTTGCCGACAAACGGCTGAGTGAGTTTTATGGCCTGAAAGAAAGGCCCAAAGGCGGCTTTAAACGCGTCTCGATTGCGGAAACAGAACGGCGTGGCATATGGAGCCAGGCCAGTATCCTTACGGTGACCTCTCATGCCAACACCACAAGCCCTGTCCTGCGCGGGAAATGGATTCTGGAAAACCTCGTTGGCCTGACGCCACCTCCGCCTCCCGCTAACGTCCCTTCACTTCCCGGTTCCGAAAAGGACCCAACTCCAACAGATCTTCGTTCACGCCTCGCCCAGCACCGGGACAATCCCAACTGCGCATCCTGCCATGCCATCATGGACCCCTTTGGACTTGCCCTCGAAACCTACGACGGAATCGGTGGGTGGCGCCCCGAAGAACAACGGGCGGAAGTGCAGACGGAAACTCTTTTCGATGGCACCTCGATCGAAAACCCAATGCAACTCGCAGCCTATCTCAGTGAGTACCGCCGCGATGACTTTGTTGCGACTTTCGCGGAAAAGCTGGTGACCTACGCCAACGGCCGCGGAATCACCTGGCGTGACGGCCCTGCTTTGGCAGACATTGCTGAGGAAACAGCACAAAACGGCTACCGGTTTTCTTCGCTTGTTCTTGCTGTAATCGAACGCTATGCTCCCGGTGTCGTCCAACCCAATGCTATTGGTGATACGGCTTGGGTAGAGCCTGCGAAACCCAAATCAGATAAATCCTAG
- a CDS encoding DUF1552 domain-containing protein, which produces MKAKQNNNSLPRRAFLRATGAAVALPLLQSWPTRLAAETLTPTPLAMTPDGRPLRLAFVYHPNGVIMPNWRPEKIGQLSKLPVSLEPFEKVKDSLTVVSGLKHDKARANGDGAGDHARANGTFLTGVQLKKTGGKDIRAGISIDQMIARQLQDVTPLPSLELSCSNQRRSGSCDSGYSCAYQYNLSWRAPDSPNTPEVNPRDAFARLFGAADPTGQSRLKERWNRRQSVLDSVSDDTRRLYREVSVEERGKLDAYFESIRAVERRISAQQATPELPDDFNPPAGIPSSYAEYLDVMYDIMALAFETDATRVVTFLQAHDGSGRKFPELGISEGHHQLSHHQKEAAKIEKLKLIDRFYTEAFGRFLERMADTPEGPGGSLLDSSVIIYGGGISDGNRHNHDDLPVLLAGKGGGLLKGERHVQYNNEPMCNLYLDLAKRMGVELPRFGDSTEHLRML; this is translated from the coding sequence ATGAAAGCCAAGCAGAACAACAACTCACTACCCCGCCGAGCTTTCCTGCGTGCAACAGGAGCTGCCGTCGCTTTGCCTCTCCTCCAGTCATGGCCAACTCGTCTGGCAGCGGAAACTCTGACGCCGACGCCACTTGCAATGACTCCCGACGGGCGTCCATTGCGCCTGGCTTTTGTTTACCACCCCAACGGTGTCATCATGCCCAATTGGCGCCCGGAGAAAATCGGCCAACTATCAAAGTTGCCAGTATCGCTGGAACCCTTTGAGAAAGTTAAGGATTCGCTCACCGTAGTTTCGGGCCTCAAGCACGATAAAGCGCGCGCCAATGGTGATGGTGCTGGCGATCATGCCCGCGCAAACGGAACTTTTCTGACCGGCGTCCAGCTCAAGAAAACGGGCGGAAAAGATATCCGGGCTGGTATTTCCATCGATCAAATGATCGCCCGACAACTACAGGACGTCACCCCACTGCCTTCGCTTGAGCTATCCTGCAGCAACCAACGGCGCTCGGGGTCTTGTGACAGTGGCTACAGCTGCGCTTATCAATACAATCTTTCGTGGCGTGCTCCTGACAGCCCCAATACACCTGAAGTCAACCCACGTGATGCCTTTGCCAGATTATTTGGCGCGGCAGACCCAACCGGCCAATCCCGCTTAAAGGAGCGCTGGAATCGCAGACAAAGCGTTCTCGATTCTGTCTCCGATGATACACGTCGCCTTTACCGCGAAGTTTCAGTGGAAGAGCGAGGCAAGCTCGATGCCTACTTTGAATCGATTCGCGCCGTCGAACGTAGAATCTCAGCCCAACAGGCAACTCCGGAACTACCAGACGATTTCAACCCGCCAGCTGGAATTCCATCCAGCTACGCCGAATACCTTGACGTCATGTATGACATCATGGCCCTGGCCTTCGAAACCGATGCCACGCGCGTGGTCACCTTTCTCCAGGCTCATGACGGCAGTGGTCGGAAATTTCCTGAACTTGGTATCAGCGAAGGCCACCACCAACTCTCGCATCATCAAAAAGAAGCGGCGAAGATCGAGAAACTGAAGTTGATCGACCGCTTTTATACTGAAGCATTTGGGCGTTTTCTTGAGCGGATGGCTGACACTCCCGAGGGCCCTGGAGGCAGCCTGCTTGATTCCAGTGTCATCATTTATGGCGGTGGCATTAGCGATGGCAATCGACACAACCATGATGACCTGCCCGTCCTGTTGGCAGGCAAGGGCGGAGGCCTCCTCAAAGGTGAACGGCATGTCCAATACAACAATGAACCCATGTGTAATCTCTACCTGGATCTTGCCAAACGTATGGGCGTTGAGCTTCCCCGCTTTGGTGACAGTACTGAGCACCTTCGCATGCTGTAA
- a CDS encoding PA14 domain-containing protein, protein MVQEEEPEFEAPPVQEVATKPVRVRTEMTKKSSATPRVKLSVTNISDINPPDLALNIPVINERVGQTGFGKGNGLGIQAGASMERMALKIDDFGTTSKLDYAWRGTVYLFDHISRLRTDGDWFEETQDKDRQGKKIYNYAFNIPNQDFTKGFPGVSKQFEWFAIDFEAEINWPRQLAGEYEFRLTSDDGSILIVDRKDVIDNDGMHAMESKEGRVHLNAGIRKFRLVYFQGPATRVGLILEFRRVGESQWRIFDLQEYLRYQA, encoded by the coding sequence ATGGTACAAGAAGAAGAACCGGAATTTGAAGCTCCTCCCGTTCAGGAAGTGGCAACCAAACCCGTGAGAGTGCGTACCGAGATGACAAAGAAGTCATCCGCTACTCCGCGGGTGAAACTTTCCGTCACCAATATCTCGGATATCAACCCGCCAGACCTCGCTCTGAATATCCCGGTGATCAATGAGAGAGTGGGACAAACCGGCTTTGGCAAAGGGAATGGGCTTGGCATTCAAGCAGGTGCCTCTATGGAAAGGATGGCACTCAAGATTGATGATTTTGGCACGACCTCGAAACTGGACTATGCATGGAGGGGAACTGTCTACCTCTTTGATCATATCTCTCGCTTGCGAACTGACGGTGACTGGTTTGAAGAAACGCAGGATAAGGATCGACAGGGAAAAAAGATCTACAACTACGCTTTCAACATACCAAACCAGGATTTCACTAAAGGCTTTCCAGGTGTCTCCAAACAATTCGAATGGTTTGCGATCGATTTCGAAGCCGAGATAAACTGGCCCAGGCAACTCGCTGGTGAATACGAATTCCGTCTCACCTCAGACGATGGATCCATCCTTATTGTAGACCGCAAAGATGTCATAGATAACGACGGCATGCACGCCATGGAAAGCAAAGAAGGCAGAGTCCATCTTAATGCAGGCATCCGCAAGTTTCGACTCGTCTACTTCCAGGGTCCGGCAACGCGTGTTGGTTTGATTCTGGAGTTTCGCCGCGTAGGCGAATCCCAATGGAGGATCTTCGACCTGCAGGAGTATCTCAGATACCAGGCCTGA
- a CDS encoding 23S rRNA (pseudouridine(1915)-N(3))-methyltransferase RlmH, producing MQITLLAVGKLKNPHWKSLASDYTARINRQDRIDTIEIKDTTPAKEGERFQESLAKTNKAKVFVLSEEGKTLSSRKLAERFDQNLGAPLCFIIGGPYGLSPEIKSAGELISLSPMTFTHEMARVILLEQIYRALSINSGSGYHH from the coding sequence ATGCAGATCACACTCCTGGCAGTTGGAAAGCTGAAGAACCCACATTGGAAATCACTGGCAAGTGATTATACAGCTCGTATCAACCGACAGGATCGGATCGACACAATCGAGATCAAAGACACAACCCCTGCCAAAGAAGGCGAGCGCTTTCAGGAATCACTGGCTAAGACAAATAAAGCCAAAGTGTTTGTCCTGTCCGAAGAAGGAAAAACACTGTCATCAAGAAAACTGGCCGAGCGCTTCGACCAAAACCTTGGCGCCCCACTCTGCTTTATTATTGGCGGCCCCTATGGGCTTTCTCCTGAAATCAAGTCAGCAGGTGAACTCATCTCGCTGTCACCCATGACTTTTACGCACGAAATGGCGCGTGTCATTCTTCTTGAGCAAATCTATCGGGCCCTCAGCATCAACTCGGGCAGCGGCTATCATCACTGA
- a CDS encoding YfhO family protein, which produces MRHLASRIIQLFLKCWEQQRYALLITLGVLLLGNFAIYFDFINTRRLFLFYDAGSDSATQLLPFAHYFANIRDITTLWEHRTGLGNNQFLMSALYTGYDPLLLLFKGRNPEWIGAHLEYFAIIKSLIAGVFFFAFLRLRGFSSFAGLVGGCCWAMSGMFVAIATWFVSITPSHSAALAMVLWGYQYWRNGKSPLPLVVAFAYFIISTQAFITVPQLGVFFFLFILYDWWSETKERLSFSELFWRYLKFGLYCLWGLMLVAPLILPTLYYVFLENPRMGGDFSISLFELPKWIDLFTNFTRAFSNDLFGTANSWNEQISYPDYFMIPFNYFGIIWIVWIPVYAISVFRTGDRDDQVRLIKLLIFCLPFVVVLLMPGIRSYLFYGGKANYYRWVCNYSGVAYLLLGACALDWLFKKGIGSLRWLPVVILASVLVLLSGVLYYLNQYRGLSLDPWTIGIVVFGLFGATLALSLRSAMAAYIVLALIAFFDLTTQGNRSVSTTRNSLWTIEQRPAESHLIYSEPDMSAALADIKARDSSLFYRISKPAEYGARWDNSSLSQNYMGTRAYHSFNNKNVVEFYYTFTNQQPDFWGPIALPGFDEFGLLDNISGVRYYASYLPELLPEWVTEVNRFGGIGVYENPYAFPLAVPYYRYADSSLFDFYDNRHARQQLIYDTVMLDETVGREDLTGLEEVTSFATEWSDETRNAALQNRAKANEAFALDHFGEDTVEGHIVLEEPAMLVFSIPYDPGWSAWVNGEDVAIERANIGFMGVPLEAGENVVHLAYWPPFFTFSLLLCGFAIVGLFVIPKFCFKRNVVTA; this is translated from the coding sequence ATGCGTCATTTGGCATCTCGAATCATACAGCTTTTCTTAAAGTGCTGGGAGCAACAACGGTATGCGCTGTTGATCACATTGGGAGTCCTGTTGCTTGGGAATTTTGCCATCTATTTCGATTTCATTAATACGCGGCGTCTCTTTTTATTTTATGACGCGGGTAGTGACTCTGCGACTCAGTTGCTTCCATTTGCCCATTATTTTGCCAACATCAGGGATATAACTACTCTGTGGGAGCATCGAACTGGGTTGGGAAACAATCAGTTTTTGATGAGTGCCCTTTATACGGGTTACGATCCGCTTTTGTTGCTTTTTAAAGGACGCAATCCGGAGTGGATTGGTGCCCATCTTGAGTACTTTGCGATCATAAAGTCTCTTATCGCAGGCGTGTTTTTTTTCGCCTTTCTGCGCTTAAGAGGCTTCAGCTCCTTTGCCGGTTTGGTTGGCGGATGCTGCTGGGCGATGAGCGGTATGTTCGTTGCGATTGCAACGTGGTTCGTCTCGATTACCCCCAGCCACAGTGCGGCACTTGCGATGGTGCTTTGGGGATATCAATATTGGCGTAATGGGAAAAGTCCGCTGCCTTTGGTCGTCGCCTTCGCTTATTTTATCATCAGTACGCAGGCATTTATTACCGTCCCGCAACTGGGGGTATTCTTCTTCCTCTTTATTTTATACGATTGGTGGTCGGAAACAAAAGAGCGCTTATCTTTCTCCGAGCTGTTTTGGCGCTACCTGAAGTTTGGCCTTTATTGTCTCTGGGGGTTGATGCTCGTGGCGCCACTTATTCTGCCTACGTTGTATTACGTCTTTCTTGAGAACCCTCGGATGGGTGGTGATTTTAGTATTTCGCTTTTTGAACTGCCGAAATGGATCGACTTGTTTACCAACTTTACGCGTGCCTTTTCCAACGATCTCTTCGGAACTGCGAATTCGTGGAATGAGCAGATAAGCTATCCTGACTATTTTATGATACCGTTTAATTACTTCGGTATCATATGGATAGTCTGGATACCGGTGTATGCTATTTCTGTTTTCAGAACTGGGGACAGGGATGATCAAGTGCGACTCATCAAGCTTCTGATCTTCTGTCTACCTTTTGTTGTCGTGTTGCTGATGCCTGGTATTCGGTCCTATCTTTTTTATGGCGGTAAGGCAAATTACTATCGATGGGTTTGTAACTATTCTGGGGTTGCTTATTTGCTATTGGGTGCCTGTGCGTTGGACTGGTTATTTAAGAAGGGTATCGGATCGCTTCGCTGGTTACCTGTTGTCATCCTTGCGAGTGTGTTGGTTCTGTTATCCGGAGTCCTCTATTATCTAAATCAATATCGGGGGCTGTCACTTGACCCATGGACGATTGGAATTGTCGTTTTCGGTTTGTTTGGGGCGACATTGGCCCTGTCTTTGCGTTCGGCCATGGCCGCTTACATTGTTCTGGCATTGATTGCTTTCTTTGATTTGACAACTCAGGGTAATCGTTCCGTTTCGACTACAAGGAATTCCTTATGGACCATTGAGCAACGTCCTGCCGAGTCGCATCTCATCTATTCAGAACCTGACATGTCAGCTGCATTGGCTGATATAAAAGCGAGGGATTCTTCTCTCTTTTATCGAATTTCGAAGCCAGCTGAATATGGTGCTCGCTGGGACAATTCATCACTCAGTCAAAACTATATGGGGACGCGTGCTTACCATAGCTTTAATAACAAAAACGTCGTTGAGTTCTATTATACATTTACAAACCAGCAACCTGACTTTTGGGGGCCGATTGCGCTACCTGGATTTGATGAGTTTGGTCTGTTGGATAATATTTCCGGTGTGAGATATTATGCTTCGTATCTTCCTGAATTGCTCCCCGAGTGGGTAACGGAAGTGAACCGCTTTGGGGGTATCGGGGTTTATGAGAATCCTTATGCATTCCCGTTGGCGGTCCCTTATTATCGCTACGCCGATTCGAGCCTTTTTGATTTTTATGACAACCGGCATGCGCGCCAACAGCTTATTTATGATACCGTGATGCTTGACGAAACTGTTGGGCGTGAAGACTTGACGGGCCTGGAAGAAGTAACCTCATTTGCAACAGAATGGTCTGATGAAACCAGAAATGCAGCACTTCAGAATCGTGCGAAGGCGAACGAGGCATTTGCGTTGGACCATTTTGGCGAGGATACGGTTGAAGGTCACATTGTTTTGGAAGAGCCAGCGATGCTTGTTTTCTCAATACCGTATGATCCAGGCTGGAGCGCATGGGTCAATGGCGAGGATGTGGCTATTGAGCGTGCGAATATCGGATTCATGGGAGTCCCATTAGAAGCAGGTGAGAATGTTGTTCATCTGGCATACTGGCCTCCGTTTTTCACCTTTAGCCTGCTCCTTTGCGGTTTCGCTATTGTCGGTCTTTTTGTGATCCCAAAATTTTGCTTTAAGCGGAATGTTGTAACGGCCTAG
- a CDS encoding sigma-70 family RNA polymerase sigma factor — translation MPDSPDAPTIDPSTWIDEYGDALYRFALFRVNNAALAEDLVQDTFLAGMKAKERFSGRASVKTWLTGILKNKIIDHYRKKDRMRSMTEMANFYEKEEAELFSEDGHWDYNNPGIPKEWSPVQVEKLDRSEFMQHFHKCAKKLPERVRQVYIMREIDGTPSPEICEKFDITPQNLWTILHRARMALRGCLEENFLTD, via the coding sequence ATGCCTGATAGTCCTGATGCACCGACTATAGACCCGTCCACCTGGATCGACGAGTATGGCGATGCCCTGTACCGTTTCGCGCTTTTTCGCGTCAACAATGCAGCTTTGGCCGAAGATTTGGTTCAGGACACCTTCCTCGCCGGGATGAAGGCCAAGGAGCGTTTTTCCGGTCGAGCCTCAGTGAAAACCTGGCTAACAGGCATTTTGAAAAACAAGATCATTGACCATTACCGGAAGAAAGACCGGATGCGTTCGATGACTGAAATGGCCAATTTTTACGAAAAGGAAGAAGCCGAGCTCTTCAGTGAAGACGGCCACTGGGATTATAATAATCCGGGTATTCCGAAAGAGTGGAGCCCGGTCCAGGTAGAGAAACTTGATCGTTCAGAGTTCATGCAGCATTTTCATAAGTGTGCAAAGAAGCTACCCGAGCGTGTTCGCCAGGTTTACATCATGCGCGAGATTGATGGGACTCCGAGCCCTGAGATCTGTGAGAAATTCGACATCACTCCGCAGAATCTCTGGACGATTCTTCATCGGGCTCGTATGGCTTTACGTGGATGTCTTGAGGAGAATTTCCTGACAGACTGA
- a CDS encoding SDR family oxidoreductase, which yields MKEFYEKENLPRPTLPACPIVRQLKGQKALITGANSGIGKAVAIALAKAGADVCINYVTRPEVAEEVANEAMECGGKAIIAKADVSKEDEVKAMFEKTIKEFGTVDIVVPNAGIQIDGPFDTMTVEMWDKLMGVNLRGQFLCCREAVKEFKRRGVVSDVSCAAGKIICMSSVHDIIPWAGHVNYAASKGGVLMLMKSLAQEVAPQRIRVNAISPGAIRTPINHEAWSTPEAYDALMKLVPYKRIGEPEDIGRAAVWLASDDSDYVTGTTLYVDGGMTLYPGFETGG from the coding sequence ATGAAAGAATTCTACGAAAAAGAGAACCTGCCACGTCCGACCCTGCCCGCCTGCCCGATCGTTCGCCAGTTGAAGGGGCAAAAAGCGCTCATCACCGGTGCCAACTCCGGTATCGGCAAAGCCGTCGCCATTGCACTGGCCAAGGCTGGTGCCGATGTCTGCATCAACTACGTCACCCGGCCGGAGGTCGCCGAAGAGGTCGCCAATGAGGCAATGGAGTGCGGCGGCAAAGCCATCATTGCCAAGGCCGACGTCAGCAAGGAAGACGAAGTCAAAGCAATGTTTGAGAAAACGATCAAGGAATTTGGAACCGTTGACATCGTCGTGCCCAATGCCGGAATCCAAATCGATGGGCCCTTTGACACCATGACAGTAGAGATGTGGGACAAACTCATGGGTGTAAACCTTCGTGGTCAGTTCCTTTGCTGTCGGGAAGCGGTCAAGGAGTTCAAACGTCGGGGCGTGGTCTCGGATGTTTCCTGCGCTGCGGGTAAGATTATTTGCATGAGTTCCGTTCATGACATCATTCCATGGGCCGGGCACGTCAATTACGCCGCATCCAAGGGCGGAGTCCTGATGCTAATGAAGAGTCTGGCTCAGGAGGTCGCCCCACAACGCATCCGTGTCAACGCGATCAGCCCCGGGGCGATTCGCACGCCGATCAATCACGAAGCCTGGAGCACACCTGAAGCCTACGATGCTCTGATGAAACTCGTCCCCTACAAACGCATTGGTGAGCCAGAGGATATTGGCCGCGCCGCCGTCTGGCTGGCATCGGATGACTCCGACTACGTCACCGGCACGACGCTCTACGTCGATGGCGGTATGACGCTCTACCCTGGATTCGAGACGGGTGGCTGA